The following are encoded together in the Pseudomonas sp. IB20 genome:
- a CDS encoding Ldh family oxidoreductase yields the protein MSAQSPTVATASISIGFTELVVLLQQVFVTHGTSPEVAAILAHNCASAERDGAHSHGIFRIPGYLSTLASGWVDGKAVPVVTDVASGFLRVDACNGFAQPALAAARALLVAKARSAGIALLAIHNSHHFAALWPDVEPFAEEGLVALSVVNSMTCVVPHGADRPLFGTNPIAFAAPRADGAPIVFDLATSAIAHGDVQIAARNGERLPPGMGVDSLGQPTQDPKAILEGGALLPFGGHKGSALSMMVELLAAALTGGNFSFEFDWSDHPGARTPWTGQLLILIDPSKTAGQSFAERSQELVRQMHAAGLRRLPGDRRHRTRAKSQEAGVEIEAKDLQQLQELAEG from the coding sequence ATGTCTGCGCAGTCTCCGACAGTTGCCACGGCGTCAATCTCTATCGGCTTCACTGAGTTGGTGGTATTGCTACAACAGGTCTTCGTCACGCACGGCACATCGCCTGAGGTGGCCGCCATCCTGGCGCACAACTGCGCCAGCGCCGAACGCGATGGCGCGCATAGCCATGGCATCTTCCGCATCCCCGGTTACCTCAGCACCCTGGCCAGCGGCTGGGTCGACGGCAAGGCCGTGCCGGTGGTCACCGATGTGGCGTCCGGCTTCTTACGGGTAGACGCCTGCAATGGCTTCGCCCAACCTGCGCTGGCGGCGGCTCGCGCGTTGCTGGTGGCCAAGGCTCGCAGTGCGGGTATTGCATTGCTGGCTATTCACAACTCCCATCACTTTGCCGCGTTGTGGCCGGATGTCGAACCCTTCGCCGAAGAAGGCCTGGTGGCGCTGAGTGTGGTCAACAGCATGACCTGTGTGGTGCCCCATGGTGCCGATCGCCCGCTGTTCGGCACCAACCCCATCGCCTTTGCCGCACCACGGGCAGACGGCGCGCCCATCGTGTTTGACCTGGCCACCAGCGCCATTGCCCATGGCGACGTGCAGATTGCCGCGCGCAACGGCGAGCGCCTGCCGCCGGGCATGGGCGTCGACAGCCTTGGCCAGCCGACCCAGGACCCTAAAGCCATCCTTGAAGGCGGTGCATTGTTGCCGTTCGGCGGGCACAAGGGCTCGGCACTGTCGATGATGGTCGAGCTGCTGGCGGCGGCGTTGACCGGTGGCAACTTCTCGTTTGAGTTCGATTGGTCGGATCACCCGGGTGCACGCACGCCCTGGACCGGGCAGTTATTGATCCTGATCGACCCGAGCAAAACCGCCGGGCAAAGCTTTGCCGAGCGCAGCCAGGAACTGGTGCGGCAGATGCATGCAGCGGGGTTGCGGCGGTTGCCGGGGGATCGGCGCCATCGCACACGGGCGAAGTCGCAGGAGGCTGGGGTTGAAATTGAAGCGAAGGATCTGCAGCAGCTACAGGAATTGGCCGAAGGTTGA
- a CDS encoding sigma-54 dependent transcriptional regulator translates to MVVTPAQRRLLVVDPCDDCHGLLPGLRTAGWEVDSCALGAVGDRSCDVGLLRLQPEHLERPEAVKELISRSGTEWIAVLSPDVLRLQKVGDFVCEWFFDFHTLPFDVARVQVTLGRAFGMARLRGKGYALVDEPEHELLGDSRPIRELRKLLAKLAPTESPVLIRGDSGTGKELVAKTLHRQSQRHAKPFVAINCGAIPEHLIQSELFGHEKGAFTGAHQRKVGRIEAAHGGTLFLDEIGDLPMELQANLLRFLQEKQIERVGGSQPIPVDVRVLAATHVDLEAAVAKGTFREDLYYRLNVLQVITAPLRERHGDVAMLANHFSRFYSQETGRRPRSFSEDALVAMGQHPWPGNVRELANRVRRGLVLAEGRQIEAVDLGLQVEQAIAPPMATLEDYKHRAERQALCDVLNRHSDNLSVAARVLGVSRPTFYRLLHKHQIR, encoded by the coding sequence ATGGTTGTTACACCTGCCCAACGTCGCCTGCTGGTGGTCGATCCCTGTGACGACTGCCATGGGCTATTGCCCGGCCTGCGCACCGCCGGGTGGGAAGTGGACAGCTGTGCCCTAGGTGCGGTGGGCGATCGCTCGTGTGATGTGGGCTTGCTGCGCTTGCAGCCCGAGCACCTTGAACGCCCAGAAGCGGTCAAGGAATTGATCAGCCGCAGCGGTACCGAATGGATCGCCGTGCTCAGCCCGGATGTTCTGCGTCTGCAAAAAGTCGGTGATTTTGTCTGCGAATGGTTTTTCGACTTCCACACATTGCCTTTTGATGTGGCACGCGTGCAGGTCACGCTGGGGCGTGCGTTCGGCATGGCACGCCTGCGCGGCAAAGGCTACGCGCTGGTCGACGAGCCGGAACATGAACTGCTCGGCGACAGCCGACCCATCCGTGAACTGCGTAAATTACTGGCTAAGCTTGCGCCCACCGAATCGCCGGTACTGATTCGCGGCGACAGCGGCACCGGTAAAGAGCTGGTGGCCAAGACCCTGCATCGTCAATCCCAGCGGCATGCCAAGCCATTTGTCGCGATCAACTGCGGCGCGATCCCCGAACACTTGATTCAGTCCGAGCTGTTCGGCCATGAAAAAGGTGCGTTTACCGGCGCGCACCAGCGCAAGGTCGGGCGCATTGAGGCGGCCCACGGTGGCACGCTGTTCCTTGACGAGATCGGCGATTTGCCGATGGAACTGCAAGCCAACCTGCTGCGTTTTCTGCAGGAAAAACAAATCGAACGCGTCGGCGGCAGCCAGCCCATCCCGGTGGATGTGCGCGTACTGGCGGCGACACACGTCGACCTGGAAGCGGCGGTAGCGAAGGGCACTTTTCGTGAAGACTTGTATTACCGGCTCAATGTCCTGCAGGTGATTACCGCGCCGCTGCGTGAGCGCCATGGCGACGTGGCGATGCTGGCCAATCACTTTTCGCGCTTTTACAGCCAGGAAACCGGGCGTCGCCCACGCAGTTTCAGCGAAGATGCGCTGGTGGCGATGGGGCAACACCCGTGGCCGGGCAATGTGCGCGAGTTGGCCAACCGTGTACGCCGTGGCTTGGTGCTGGCGGAAGGGCGGCAGATCGAAGCCGTTGATCTGGGGCTGCAAGTTGAGCAGGCAATCGCGCCACCGATGGCTACACTGGAAGATTACAAGCACCGCGCCGAACGTCAGGCGCTGTGCGATGTGCTCAACCGGCACAGCGACAACCTGAGTGTCGCGGCCCGTGTGCTGGGGGTTTCCCGGCCGACCTTCTACCGGTTGCTGCACAAACACCAGATCCGCTAG
- a CDS encoding heme utilization protein codes for MDGQSNHGNVVINDKTKNNASANDSYNHISGVANGNVLSGDNNQGKNDVAIVAGDADFVFATTGTAQSNTGNLVVNSGTKNNASLNDSGNHASGVIQLNAASGTSNQGSNSVAIASGNGNSGAAAVTGVQDVSGNLTLNLASGHGWNTKPVVNNASVNNSMNYSSGVSNSNVLSGSNNQGQNNVAITRF; via the coding sequence ATGGATGGTCAAAGCAACCACGGCAACGTAGTGATCAATGACAAAACCAAAAACAACGCCTCCGCCAATGACTCCTACAACCACATCAGCGGCGTGGCCAACGGCAACGTGCTGAGCGGCGACAACAACCAAGGTAAAAACGATGTGGCTATCGTTGCCGGCGATGCCGACTTCGTGTTTGCCACCACCGGCACCGCACAATCGAATACCGGCAACCTGGTGGTCAACAGCGGCACCAAAAACAATGCTTCGCTCAACGACAGCGGCAACCACGCTTCGGGTGTGATTCAACTGAACGCCGCCTCGGGCACCTCCAACCAAGGCAGCAACAGCGTTGCAATCGCCTCGGGCAATGGCAACAGCGGCGCCGCCGCCGTTACCGGCGTGCAAGATGTATCGGGCAACCTGACCCTCAACCTGGCCAGCGGCCACGGCTGGAACACCAAACCGGTGGTCAACAACGCCAGCGTGAACAACTCGATGAACTACAGCTCTGGGGTGTCGAACTCCAACGTTCTGTCGGGCAGCAACAACCAAGGTCAGAACAACGTAGCAATCACTCGCTTCTGA
- the zwf gene encoding glucose-6-phosphate dehydrogenase has product MTVNGKKPKAEPAPPTTLFLFGAHGDLVKRLLMPALYNLSRDGLLGDGLRIVGVDHNAISDADFAKKLEDFIRTEAASKVKGNADNALDPELWAQLAKGISYVEGDFLDDSTYADISKKIADSGTGNAVFYLATAPRFFSEVVQRLGSAGLLNETDDAFRRVVIEKPFGSDLATAEALNACLLKVMSEKQIYRIDHYLGKETVQNILISRFSNVLFEAFWNNHYIDHVQITAAETVGVETRGNFFEKTGTLRDMVPNHLFQLLAMVAMEPPAAFGADAVRGEKAKVVGAIRPWSLEDARANSVRGQYTAGQIGGKALPGYREEANVAPDSSTETFVALKVMIDNWRWVGVPFYLRTGKRMSIRDTEIVICFKHAPYAQFRDTEVDELKPTYLKIQIQPNEGMWFDLLAKKPGPTLEMANIELGFDYKDFFEMQPSTGYETLIYDCMTGDQTLFQRADNIENGWRAVQPFLDAWKEDDGIQAYKAGEDGPAAADALLARDGRTWHSLG; this is encoded by the coding sequence ATGACCGTTAACGGCAAGAAACCCAAGGCCGAACCCGCTCCACCCACCACGCTGTTTCTGTTTGGCGCCCATGGCGACCTGGTCAAGCGCCTGCTGATGCCTGCGCTTTACAACCTGAGTCGTGACGGGCTGCTGGGCGATGGCCTGCGCATTGTCGGCGTTGATCACAACGCCATCAGTGACGCCGACTTCGCCAAGAAGCTCGAGGATTTCATCCGCACCGAGGCCGCGAGCAAGGTCAAGGGCAATGCCGACAACGCCCTGGACCCTGAGCTGTGGGCGCAGTTGGCCAAAGGTATCAGCTACGTCGAGGGTGACTTCCTCGACGACAGCACCTATGCCGACATCAGCAAGAAAATCGCCGACAGCGGCACCGGTAACGCGGTGTTCTACCTGGCCACTGCACCGCGCTTCTTCAGTGAAGTGGTGCAGCGCCTGGGCAGCGCCGGTTTGCTCAACGAAACCGATGACGCGTTCCGTCGTGTGGTGATCGAAAAGCCGTTCGGCTCTGACCTCGCCACCGCTGAAGCGCTGAACGCGTGCCTGCTCAAAGTGATGAGCGAGAAGCAGATCTATCGCATCGACCATTACCTGGGCAAGGAAACGGTGCAGAACATTCTCATCAGCCGTTTCTCCAACGTGCTGTTCGAAGCGTTCTGGAACAACCATTACATCGACCACGTGCAAATCACCGCGGCGGAAACCGTCGGCGTGGAAACCCGGGGTAATTTCTTCGAAAAAACCGGCACCCTGCGCGACATGGTGCCCAACCACCTGTTCCAGCTGCTGGCGATGGTCGCCATGGAGCCGCCGGCAGCGTTTGGCGCCGATGCGGTACGCGGTGAGAAAGCCAAGGTCGTCGGGGCCATCCGGCCCTGGTCACTGGAAGATGCGCGGGCTAACTCGGTACGCGGCCAGTACACCGCCGGCCAGATCGGCGGCAAGGCGCTTCCCGGTTACCGCGAAGAAGCCAACGTCGCGCCCGACAGCAGCACCGAGACGTTCGTGGCCCTCAAGGTGATGATCGACAACTGGCGCTGGGTCGGCGTGCCGTTCTACCTGCGCACCGGCAAGCGCATGAGCATTCGCGACACTGAAATCGTGATCTGCTTCAAGCACGCGCCCTACGCGCAGTTCCGCGATACCGAAGTGGATGAGCTCAAGCCCACCTACCTCAAAATCCAGATCCAGCCGAACGAAGGCATGTGGTTCGACCTGTTGGCGAAAAAACCTGGGCCGACCCTGGAAATGGCCAATATCGAGTTGGGTTTCGACTACAAGGACTTCTTCGAGATGCAGCCGTCTACGGGTTACGAAACCCTGATCTACGACTGTATGACCGGTGATCAGACCCTGTTCCAGCGCGCCGACAACATCGAAAACGGCTGGCGTGCGGTGCAGCCGTTCCTGGATGCCTGGAAAGAAGACGACGGTATCCAGGCCTACAAGGCCGGTGAAGATGGCCCGGCCGCTGCCGATGCCTTGCTGGCCCGCGATGGCCGCACCTGGCATAGCCTCGGATGA
- a CDS encoding C39 family peptidase produces MRLVAVLLLLALTGHALAGQVAIVMPGGGLMYKKVESIRERKFANLVEQKTDFSCGAAALATILRQAYWMDVDEDHVIKGMLINADQDLVRTQGFSMLDMKRYLESIHMRAKGYRITPEVLITVKVPVVVLLEIRGYKHFVVLQRADKEWVYIGDPVLGNKRYAKDDFVKGWNGIVFAVIGEGYDKANALLTPPTPLTAKNQLNEFSPVRDSELMDFGFIQSDFF; encoded by the coding sequence ATGCGCCTCGTTGCCGTCCTTCTTTTGCTCGCACTCACCGGCCACGCCTTGGCGGGGCAAGTGGCAATCGTCATGCCCGGCGGTGGGTTGATGTACAAAAAGGTCGAAAGCATCCGCGAGCGCAAATTCGCCAACCTGGTGGAACAGAAAACCGATTTCAGCTGCGGTGCCGCCGCACTGGCGACCATCCTGCGCCAAGCCTATTGGATGGACGTGGATGAAGACCACGTCATCAAGGGCATGCTGATCAACGCGGACCAGGATCTGGTCCGCACCCAGGGCTTCTCCATGCTTGACATGAAGCGCTATCTGGAAAGCATCCACATGCGCGCCAAGGGCTACCGGATTACGCCTGAAGTGCTGATCACCGTGAAAGTGCCCGTGGTCGTGCTGCTGGAAATTCGCGGCTACAAGCACTTCGTGGTGTTGCAGCGTGCCGACAAGGAGTGGGTGTATATCGGCGACCCCGTGCTGGGTAACAAGCGCTATGCCAAGGACGACTTCGTTAAGGGCTGGAACGGCATTGTGTTCGCGGTGATCGGCGAGGGCTATGACAAGGCCAACGCCCTGCTCACGCCGCCCACCCCGCTGACCGCCAAGAACCAGCTGAACGAGTTCAGCCCGGTGCGCGACAGTGAATTGATGGACTTCGGTTTCATCCAGAGCGACTTCTTCTAG
- a CDS encoding HAD family hydrolase produces MSDAAIHPIRFVLSDMDGTLLRADHTPSQRTIDTVRALREAGVFFSLASGRPPKAMMQMVEAFGIDVPVAGFNGGTLVNPDGSILLAHHLPADAALVALALFSAEPDVEVWLFADGDWLRRDPPGPMVAREADGLGYGPVVVESFEPYLDRVDKIVAASHNTQLLKELEAQLQPKVEGLAHVSRSQPVYLDVTAMLANKGEALKTLAAHLGVPLEQTLAIGDGGNDPAMFHVAGLSIAMGQAEEVVKRQASVVTGSNIEDGAAEAIERFILAQK; encoded by the coding sequence ATGAGTGACGCCGCGATCCATCCCATCCGGTTTGTACTGAGTGATATGGACGGCACGTTGCTGCGCGCTGACCACACGCCTAGCCAGCGCACCATCGACACGGTGCGCGCTTTGCGCGAAGCCGGGGTGTTCTTCAGCTTGGCCAGCGGGCGGCCGCCCAAGGCCATGATGCAGATGGTCGAAGCGTTTGGCATTGATGTGCCGGTAGCGGGCTTTAATGGCGGTACGTTGGTCAACCCCGATGGCAGCATACTGCTGGCGCATCATCTGCCGGCAGACGCGGCATTGGTTGCGCTGGCGCTGTTCAGCGCAGAGCCGGACGTAGAAGTCTGGCTGTTTGCCGACGGTGATTGGCTGCGCCGTGACCCGCCTGGCCCTATGGTCGCGCGGGAAGCGGATGGCTTGGGCTACGGGCCGGTGGTGGTCGAGAGTTTCGAGCCGTACCTGGATCGAGTCGACAAGATCGTCGCCGCCAGTCACAACACGCAATTGCTCAAAGAGCTGGAAGCACAGCTGCAACCCAAGGTCGAAGGGTTGGCGCATGTGTCGCGCTCACAACCGGTGTACCTGGACGTGACCGCCATGCTCGCCAACAAGGGTGAAGCCCTGAAGACCCTGGCGGCGCACCTTGGGGTGCCGCTTGAGCAAACGCTGGCCATCGGTGACGGTGGCAACGACCCGGCGATGTTTCACGTGGCAGGGTTGTCGATTGCCATGGGCCAGGCCGAAGAAGTGGTCAAGCGTCAAGCCAGCGTCGTCACCGGCAGTAATATCGAGGATGGCGCAGCCGAAGCTATCGAGCGGTTTATTCTCGCGCAGAAGTAA
- a CDS encoding LysR family transcriptional regulator — translation MNIAQVDLNLLKTFEALHDESSASRAALRLGVTQSAVSAGLRRLRELYGDQLFVRTGRGLAPTLRANQLKPVISEALDRCRQSLAMINPDNPDYQGRSVVLGLSDDFEIAHGRQLMQEIALRAPKLRVIFRQTHSQIVAGALLDRSLDLAITAGGFAERRLSRHVLGEGDYRCLVDPHSMAPGQLGISLEAFVAREHVLVSSGGFIGITDEGLAAQGLSRQVCASTSHFAALPFLLKGSNAVATIPGHAAEAIAQLSGLRVLPCPLALPRYPVELGWRTQAQRDPLLLKVREAVVACFT, via the coding sequence ATGAATATCGCCCAGGTTGATTTGAACCTGCTGAAAACCTTCGAAGCCTTGCACGATGAGTCCAGCGCCAGCCGCGCGGCATTGCGCCTGGGCGTCACCCAGTCGGCGGTCAGCGCAGGCCTGAGGCGTTTACGCGAACTGTATGGCGATCAATTGTTTGTACGCACTGGTCGCGGTTTGGCGCCCACCTTGCGCGCCAACCAGCTGAAACCGGTGATCAGCGAAGCGCTGGACCGCTGCCGACAGAGTCTGGCGATGATCAATCCGGATAACCCCGACTACCAGGGCCGGTCAGTGGTACTGGGCTTGTCCGATGATTTCGAGATTGCCCATGGCCGCCAACTGATGCAGGAAATTGCCCTGCGCGCGCCCAAACTGCGGGTGATCTTCCGGCAAACCCACAGCCAGATCGTCGCGGGCGCCCTGCTCGACCGCAGCCTGGACTTGGCGATCACCGCCGGCGGCTTTGCCGAGCGCCGGCTGAGCCGGCACGTGTTGGGGGAAGGCGATTACCGCTGCCTGGTCGACCCGCACAGCATGGCGCCAGGCCAGCTCGGCATCAGCCTGGAAGCGTTTGTTGCACGCGAACATGTGTTGGTGTCGTCGGGCGGGTTTATCGGGATTACCGATGAAGGGTTGGCGGCCCAAGGGTTGAGCCGTCAGGTGTGCGCGTCCACCAGCCACTTTGCCGCACTGCCGTTCCTGCTCAAGGGCAGCAACGCGGTAGCGACGATTCCCGGGCATGCCGCCGAGGCCATTGCGCAGCTCAGCGGCTTGCGCGTGCTGCCCTGCCCGCTGGCGCTGCCGCGCTACCCGGTGGAACTGGGCTGGCGTACCCAGGCCCAGCGCGATCCGCTGCTGCTGAAAGTCCGCGAGGCGGTGGTGGCGTGCTTTACTTAG
- a CDS encoding FecR family protein, protein MSEKSLSEAEYDAITDAAAHWCMRLHASDCMAGERQAFAQWHDADPLHAFEYAAMLEIWDVADHLPRSEPVAVVVPFKPRSRLRTYAVAAAVCLAALPLAAFTGWEAGWLPSSYEHFDAANGLRKVTLGDGSQVELNLGTELVYSNYKNQRRVTLKKGEAFFKVSHDGNHPFIVRAGEGQVRVTGTQFNVWKYEDQVRVTLLEGSVQIASDALHASVPLSPGMQASYHTGDAAPQVAVTHPNDAGLAWRQGKLVLDNLALADALPLINRYLNKPVMLADATTGTIRIGGIYNINEVNNLIPSLPKVLPVYLTQNQDGNPVLNSIPRKTPKG, encoded by the coding sequence ATGAGCGAAAAGTCCCTTTCAGAAGCCGAATATGACGCCATCACCGACGCCGCCGCGCATTGGTGCATGCGCCTGCATGCCAGTGATTGCATGGCGGGCGAACGTCAGGCTTTTGCGCAATGGCACGATGCCGACCCGCTGCATGCCTTCGAATATGCGGCCATGTTGGAAATCTGGGACGTGGCCGATCACCTGCCGCGCAGCGAACCTGTGGCAGTGGTGGTGCCGTTCAAGCCGCGCAGCCGCTTGCGCACCTACGCAGTGGCCGCCGCAGTGTGCCTCGCCGCATTGCCGCTGGCGGCCTTTACCGGCTGGGAAGCGGGCTGGCTGCCCAGTTCCTATGAACACTTTGACGCCGCCAATGGCCTGCGCAAGGTCACCCTTGGCGATGGCAGCCAGGTCGAGCTGAACCTGGGTACTGAACTGGTCTACAGCAACTACAAAAACCAGCGCCGGGTGACCCTGAAAAAGGGCGAAGCGTTTTTCAAAGTCAGCCATGACGGCAATCACCCGTTTATCGTGCGCGCGGGCGAAGGGCAGGTTCGGGTCACCGGCACCCAGTTCAACGTCTGGAAGTATGAAGACCAGGTGCGGGTCACGTTGCTTGAAGGCTCAGTGCAGATTGCCAGCGACGCGCTGCACGCCAGCGTGCCGCTCAGCCCCGGCATGCAGGCCAGTTACCACACGGGAGATGCCGCCCCGCAGGTCGCCGTCACCCACCCCAACGACGCAGGCCTGGCATGGCGCCAGGGCAAGCTGGTGCTCGACAATCTGGCCCTGGCCGATGCGCTGCCGCTGATCAACCGCTACCTGAACAAACCGGTGATGCTGGCCGACGCCACAACCGGGACGATTCGCATCGGCGGCATTTACAACATCAATGAGGTCAATAACCTCATCCCGTCCCTGCCCAAGGTGCTGCCGGTCTACCTGACCCAGAACCAGGACGGCAACCCCGTACTCAACTCCATCCCGCGTAAAACGCCCAAAGGCTAA
- a CDS encoding adhesin, with protein sequence MNRSWMLLAAFSCTAAMADSSNNNATIDNSGSQYNGVASINQAAGDQQQLSNNVAIAVGHNAQANISVTQRISGAAADRALNAKAAIQGNSFSNGNGALSVNQSAGAQNQMINAVRISLSAGPQSIDDSVMSQQNVALATDSALTPTTGSRQVVTSDQAFTGSRGVVQVNQSAGVGNRVANTLNVRLN encoded by the coding sequence ATGAATCGCTCCTGGATGCTTCTCGCAGCGTTCAGCTGCACAGCGGCGATGGCCGACAGCAGCAACAACAACGCAACTATCGACAACTCGGGCAGCCAGTACAACGGCGTGGCCTCGATCAACCAGGCCGCCGGCGACCAGCAACAGTTGAGCAATAACGTCGCCATCGCCGTGGGCCACAACGCCCAGGCCAACATCTCCGTCACCCAGAGAATCAGCGGTGCCGCCGCCGACCGCGCCTTGAACGCCAAGGCCGCGATCCAGGGCAACTCTTTCAGCAATGGCAACGGTGCACTGAGCGTCAACCAGTCGGCCGGGGCCCAGAACCAGATGATCAATGCCGTGCGTATCAGCCTCAGCGCTGGCCCGCAAAGCATCGACGACAGCGTCATGTCGCAACAGAACGTTGCGCTTGCAACCGACTCAGCGTTGACCCCTACCACTGGCAGCCGCCAGGTCGTTACCAGCGACCAGGCCTTCACCGGCAGCCGTGGAGTGGTTCAGGTCAACCAGAGCGCCGGGGTGGGGAACCGAGTGGCTAACACCCTGAATGTACGACTCAACTGA
- a CDS encoding PepSY domain-containing protein: MLKKTLVALCATTALLSAGAAMADKPGAGWITIEKAIEVAKTKAGYVEVYAAEADDNGYWEVKGRKSDGTVYEARIDGASGNILRDQKD; this comes from the coding sequence ATGCTGAAGAAAACCTTAGTCGCCCTGTGTGCAACCACCGCCCTGCTCAGTGCCGGTGCAGCGATGGCTGATAAGCCGGGCGCGGGCTGGATTACCATCGAAAAGGCCATCGAAGTGGCCAAGACCAAGGCTGGATACGTCGAGGTTTACGCGGCCGAAGCGGACGACAACGGCTATTGGGAAGTTAAAGGCCGCAAGTCCGATGGCACCGTGTATGAAGCACGTATCGACGGCGCTTCCGGCAACATCCTGCGCGACCAGAAAGACTGA
- a CDS encoding carbon-nitrogen hydrolase family protein, with protein sequence MPISTVAALQIGSLPGGKAQTLAQILAYEDQILRSGAQLVVMPEALLGGYPKGEGFGTQLGYRLPEGREAFARYFANAIDVPGVETEALAGLSARTGASLVLGVIERSGSTLYCTVLYVEPSGGLVAKHRKLMPTGTERLIWGKGDGSTLPVIDAAVGRLGGAVCWENMMPLLRTAMYAKGVEVWCAPTVDEREMWQVSMRHVAHEGRCFVVSACQVQASPEALGVEIANWPSDRPLIAGGSVIIGPMGDILAGPLLGEAGLLTAQINTDDLVRARYDYDVVGHYARPDIFELVVDERAKPGVRTITD encoded by the coding sequence ATGCCCATTTCTACCGTGGCCGCTTTGCAAATCGGTTCGTTGCCCGGCGGCAAAGCTCAGACCCTGGCGCAAATCCTCGCCTATGAGGACCAGATCCTGCGCAGCGGTGCGCAACTGGTGGTGATGCCCGAGGCCTTGCTGGGCGGCTACCCCAAGGGTGAGGGTTTCGGCACGCAGTTGGGTTATCGCCTGCCCGAAGGTCGCGAAGCGTTTGCGCGCTACTTTGCCAATGCCATCGACGTGCCAGGCGTGGAGACTGAGGCGCTGGCCGGGTTGTCGGCACGCACCGGCGCCAGCCTGGTACTGGGTGTGATCGAGCGCAGTGGCAGCACGCTGTATTGCACCGTGCTGTATGTCGAGCCGTCGGGCGGCCTGGTGGCCAAGCACCGCAAGTTGATGCCTACCGGCACCGAGCGGCTGATTTGGGGCAAGGGCGATGGCTCGACCTTGCCGGTGATCGACGCAGCGGTAGGCCGCCTCGGCGGCGCGGTGTGCTGGGAAAACATGATGCCTTTGCTGCGCACCGCGATGTACGCCAAAGGCGTGGAGGTGTGGTGCGCACCCACGGTGGATGAGCGCGAGATGTGGCAGGTGAGCATGCGCCATGTTGCCCATGAAGGCCGTTGTTTCGTGGTAAGCGCTTGCCAGGTGCAGGCATCGCCTGAGGCGTTGGGCGTGGAGATTGCCAACTGGCCGTCAGACCGGCCGTTGATCGCTGGCGGCAGTGTGATTATCGGGCCGATGGGCGACATTCTCGCTGGGCCGCTGCTGGGGGAGGCGGGGCTGCTGACCGCGCAGATCAATACCGATGATTTGGTACGCGCACGTTATGACTATGACGTGGTGGGGCACTATGCGCGGCCGGATATTTTCGAGCTGGTGGTGGATGAGCGCGCCAAGCCGGGGGTGCGCACTATCACTGACTAA
- a CDS encoding DUF883 family protein encodes MARKTVAQTAQAVEDQIKDQAFSELTALIEESDKLLKSSAALIGEEGETLREQVAIKLKQALDSVSNVRERSKPVVDATETYIGGHPWQTVAISAGFGLVVGLLLGRRN; translated from the coding sequence ATGGCCCGCAAAACTGTCGCCCAAACTGCCCAAGCTGTTGAAGATCAAATCAAGGATCAAGCGTTCAGTGAACTGACGGCGTTGATCGAAGAATCGGACAAGCTGCTCAAAAGCAGCGCCGCCCTGATAGGCGAGGAAGGCGAAACCTTGCGCGAGCAGGTCGCTATCAAGCTCAAGCAAGCGCTGGACTCGGTGTCCAACGTGCGCGAGCGCAGCAAGCCGGTGGTGGATGCCACCGAGACCTACATCGGTGGCCACCCATGGCAGACCGTGGCCATTTCCGCAGGCTTTGGCCTGGTGGTGGGTCTGTTGCTCGGTCGTCGCAACTAA